The Streptomyces sp. Je 1-332 genome has a window encoding:
- a CDS encoding SDR family oxidoreductase: MDSGEGAQGLRCLVTGATGYIGGRLVPELLDAGHRVRCLARSPAKLRDHPWAGRADVVRGDASDAESVGAAMRDIDVAYYLIHSLGTGRGFEKTDRTAARIFAEQARAAGVRRIVYLGGLIPDGVPEEELSPHLRSRAEVGRIFLESGVPATVLRAAVIIGSGSASFEMLRYLTERLPVMVTPSWVRTRIQPIGVRDVLRYLVGSATLPDDVSRPFDIGGPDVVTYADMMRRYAAVAKLPHRLILPVPMLSPRLSSHWVGLVTPVPASIARPLAESLRYEVVCREHDIARYVPDEPGVPIGFDRALSLALERVKDAQVSTRWSSASVLGAPSDPLPTDPDWAGGSLYSDRRERTVDASPQALWRVVEGVGGDNGWYSFPLAWAVRGWLDRLVGGVGLRRGRRDAQRLRVGDSLDFWRVEEIEPGRLLRLRAEMRLPGLAWLEMYAEEDGKGRARYRQRALFHPHGLLGHAYWWSVSPFHALVFGGMARNITRTAEQRTAKTTATTAAEATRES; this comes from the coding sequence ATGGACAGCGGCGAAGGTGCGCAGGGGCTGCGCTGCCTGGTGACCGGAGCGACCGGATACATCGGCGGGCGGCTGGTGCCCGAACTGCTCGACGCCGGGCACCGGGTGAGGTGCCTCGCCCGCTCGCCCGCGAAGCTGCGCGACCACCCCTGGGCCGGGCGGGCCGACGTGGTGCGGGGCGACGCGTCCGACGCCGAGTCGGTCGGCGCGGCCATGCGGGACATCGACGTCGCGTACTACCTCATCCACTCGCTCGGCACCGGCCGCGGCTTCGAGAAGACGGACCGCACGGCGGCCCGCATCTTCGCCGAGCAGGCACGCGCGGCGGGCGTGCGGCGCATCGTGTACCTCGGCGGGCTCATCCCCGACGGCGTCCCGGAGGAGGAGCTGTCGCCGCATCTGCGCTCCCGGGCCGAAGTGGGCCGGATCTTCCTGGAGTCGGGCGTGCCGGCCACCGTGCTCCGCGCCGCAGTGATCATCGGCTCCGGCTCCGCGTCCTTCGAGATGCTGCGCTACCTCACCGAACGCCTGCCGGTGATGGTCACGCCGAGCTGGGTGCGCACCCGGATCCAGCCGATCGGCGTGCGCGACGTCCTGCGCTACCTCGTGGGCAGCGCCACCCTGCCCGACGACGTCAGCCGCCCCTTCGACATCGGCGGCCCCGACGTCGTCACGTACGCCGACATGATGCGCCGGTACGCGGCGGTGGCGAAGCTGCCGCACCGCCTCATCCTGCCGGTGCCCATGCTGTCCCCGCGCCTCTCCAGCCACTGGGTCGGCCTCGTCACCCCCGTACCGGCGTCGATCGCCCGGCCGCTCGCGGAGTCCCTGCGGTACGAGGTCGTCTGCCGCGAACACGACATCGCCCGCTACGTCCCCGACGAGCCGGGCGTCCCGATCGGCTTCGACAGGGCGCTCTCGCTGGCCCTGGAGCGCGTCAAGGATGCCCAGGTCAGCACCCGTTGGTCGTCCGCATCGGTGCTGGGCGCCCCCAGCGACCCGCTGCCCACCGACCCCGACTGGGCGGGCGGCAGCCTCTACTCGGACCGGCGGGAACGGACCGTGGACGCGTCGCCGCAGGCCCTGTGGCGTGTCGTGGAAGGCGTGGGAGGTGACAACGGCTGGTACTCGTTCCCGCTCGCCTGGGCGGTGCGCGGCTGGCTCGACCGGCTCGTCGGCGGGGTCGGCCTGAGACGGGGACGCCGGGACGCGCAGCGGCTGCGGGTGGGGGACTCGCTGGACTTCTGGCGGGTGGAGGAGATCGAACCGGGCCGGCTGCTGCGGCTGCGCGCCGAGATGCGACTGCCGGGCCTCGCCTGGCTGGAGATGTACGCGGAGGAGGACGGCAAGGGCCGCGCCCGCTACCGGCAGCGGGCGCTCTTCCACCCGCACGGCCTGCTGGGACACGCGTACTGGTGGAGCGTCTCGCCGTTCCACGCACTCGTCTTCGGCGGCATGGCCCGCAACATCACCCGCACGGCCGAACAGCGCACGGCGAAAACCACCGCCACAACGGCTGCCGAGGCCACCCGGGAGTCGTGA
- a CDS encoding FAD-dependent oxidoreductase, whose amino-acid sequence MTTPRRTVDESYWMATTPGTGYPAPDADLTADVVVVGGGIAGLCTAWDLVRAGLDVVVLEADRIAAGVSGYTTAKLSAAHGLIYAGIEAKHGADDARLYALSQQEAVERTAALCAELGIDAELERAPAFTYLQDPARVDELRQEANAARRAGLDASFVTETELPFEVAGAVRVEGQLQFHPRKFLLALAEHITREGGRIFERARVTDLHDGARCRVTTESGVTVEARDTVVATHYPVFDRTLLFTRIKPHRELVIAAPVPSEAAPTGMYITPEGGTRSLRSAPYEEGRRLLIVTGESFEPGAGGVRGRFDRLEAWAREHLPHFAEQGDAYRWAAQDNDSADQLPYVGHAHPGTQHVFVATGFGGWGMSNGVMAGRLLTAHIAGGPRPAWTDLYDPRRLPPVRDAGQIASYQASAAKHFIGDRLHTSHVDSLTDIPPGSGAVVRLQGKRCAVYRDEDGNATALSARCTHLGCLVQFNDAERVWECPCHGSRFGTDGSVLHGPATHPLEPRETPDSPA is encoded by the coding sequence ATGACCACCCCACGCCGCACAGTTGACGAGTCGTACTGGATGGCGACCACGCCCGGCACCGGGTATCCGGCCCCCGACGCGGATCTGACGGCGGACGTCGTGGTCGTCGGCGGCGGTATCGCCGGTCTCTGCACCGCCTGGGACCTGGTCCGTGCCGGTCTGGACGTCGTCGTCCTGGAGGCGGACCGGATCGCCGCGGGCGTGAGCGGCTACACCACGGCCAAACTCTCCGCCGCGCACGGCCTCATCTATGCCGGTATCGAGGCGAAGCACGGCGCGGACGACGCCCGGCTCTACGCCCTCTCGCAGCAGGAGGCGGTCGAGCGAACCGCCGCCCTCTGCGCCGAGCTCGGCATCGACGCGGAGCTGGAACGCGCCCCCGCCTTCACCTACTTGCAGGACCCCGCACGCGTCGACGAGCTGCGGCAGGAGGCGAATGCCGCCCGGCGGGCCGGTCTCGACGCGTCCTTCGTGACCGAGACGGAGCTGCCCTTCGAGGTCGCGGGCGCGGTACGTGTCGAGGGCCAACTGCAGTTCCATCCACGTAAATTCCTGCTTGCCCTGGCCGAGCACATCACTCGCGAAGGCGGACGCATCTTCGAGCGTGCCCGGGTCACGGACCTGCACGACGGCGCCCGGTGCCGGGTCACCACGGAATCCGGTGTCACGGTCGAGGCACGCGACACGGTCGTCGCGACGCACTACCCCGTCTTCGACCGCACCCTGCTCTTCACCCGCATCAAGCCCCACCGGGAGCTGGTGATCGCGGCGCCCGTGCCCTCGGAGGCGGCGCCCACGGGCATGTACATCACGCCGGAGGGCGGGACCCGTTCGCTGCGCAGTGCCCCCTACGAGGAGGGGCGGCGGCTGCTCATCGTCACCGGGGAGTCGTTCGAGCCGGGTGCGGGCGGTGTGCGCGGACGGTTCGACCGCCTGGAGGCCTGGGCGCGCGAGCATCTGCCGCACTTCGCCGAGCAGGGCGACGCCTACCGGTGGGCGGCGCAGGACAACGACTCCGCCGACCAGCTGCCGTACGTCGGCCATGCCCACCCCGGCACCCAGCACGTCTTCGTCGCCACCGGCTTCGGCGGCTGGGGCATGAGCAACGGCGTGATGGCGGGGCGCCTGCTCACCGCCCATATCGCGGGCGGACCGCGGCCGGCCTGGACCGATCTGTACGACCCGCGCCGCCTGCCGCCCGTCCGCGACGCGGGCCAGATCGCCTCCTACCAGGCGTCCGCAGCGAAGCACTTCATCGGCGACCGGCTGCACACCAGCCACGTCGACTCGCTGACCGACATCCCGCCGGGCAGCGGAGCCGTCGTACGCCTGCAGGGCAAGCGCTGCGCGGTGTATCGCGACGAGGACGGGAACGCCACCGCGCTCTCCGCGCGCTGCACCCACCTGGGCTGTCTGGTGCAGTTCAACGACGCGGAGCGGGTCTGGGAGTGCCCCTGCCACGGCTCACGCTTCGGGACGGACGGCTCGGTCCTGCACGGCCCCGCCACCCATCCCCTGGAACCGCGCGAGACCCCGGATTCCCCGGCCTAG
- a CDS encoding flavin reductase, with translation MVAVDGFTDLLDYPMYVVTAAAADGGAPAGCLVGFASQCALKPPRFVVWLSRANHTYRVARDAAFLGVHLIGRDQHQLAQLFGGECGERVDKFADVRWEARTGGTPVLLDSCAWWVGRIERHADWGDHVGFHLTPVEAGADPPPHGELLRLSDVTDLSPGHPA, from the coding sequence TTGGTGGCTGTGGACGGGTTCACCGACCTCCTCGACTACCCGATGTACGTGGTGACGGCCGCTGCTGCCGACGGCGGTGCGCCGGCCGGCTGCCTGGTCGGTTTCGCCTCGCAGTGCGCGTTGAAGCCGCCTCGCTTCGTGGTGTGGCTGTCCCGGGCGAACCACACGTATCGGGTGGCCCGGGACGCCGCTTTCCTCGGCGTGCATCTCATCGGACGCGACCAGCATCAACTCGCGCAACTGTTCGGCGGCGAGTGCGGCGAGCGAGTCGACAAGTTCGCCGACGTCCGCTGGGAGGCGCGCACGGGCGGGACGCCCGTGCTCCTGGACTCCTGCGCCTGGTGGGTCGGCAGGATCGAGCGGCACGCCGACTGGGGAGATCACGTGGGCTTTCATCTCACGCCGGTGGAAGCCGGCGCGGACCCGCCGCCGCACGGGGAGCTGCTGCGTCTGAGCGACGTCACCGACCTCTCCCCCGGCCATCCGGCATGA
- a CDS encoding endonuclease codes for MAGQKAVMRELLRTSGQTYAAEAGIRLTDTPQPLYRTLVLSCLLSARIRASVAVASTRALYEAGMRGPRQMADASWQQRVDALGQGGYRRYDERTATQLGDGARIVLDEWGGDLRRLREKADGDAAALKRLLREVPGLGPTGADIFLREVQDVWTEYAPRFDAKVLQGAERLGLPRDTSALLRLAGKEKAGVTAAALVRAALDRKLAEAARDSS; via the coding sequence ATGGCCGGTCAGAAGGCTGTGATGAGGGAACTGCTCAGGACGTCGGGCCAGACGTACGCGGCGGAGGCGGGCATCCGACTGACCGACACTCCCCAGCCGCTCTACCGCACGCTCGTCCTGTCCTGCCTGCTCAGCGCCCGGATCCGGGCATCCGTCGCGGTGGCGAGCACCCGCGCGCTGTACGAGGCCGGGATGCGGGGTCCGCGGCAGATGGCCGACGCCAGCTGGCAGCAGCGGGTCGACGCCCTGGGGCAGGGCGGCTACCGGCGCTACGACGAGCGGACCGCGACCCAGCTCGGCGACGGCGCACGGATCGTGCTCGACGAGTGGGGCGGGGACCTGCGCAGGCTGCGCGAGAAGGCCGACGGCGACGCGGCGGCCCTGAAACGGCTGCTGCGTGAAGTGCCGGGCCTCGGGCCCACCGGCGCGGACATCTTCCTGCGCGAGGTGCAGGACGTGTGGACCGAGTACGCGCCCCGCTTCGACGCCAAGGTGCTGCAAGGAGCCGAGCGCCTCGGTCTGCCCAGGGACACGTCCGCGCTGCTGCGGCTCGCGGGCAAGGAGAAGGCCGGCGTGACCGCAGCGGCACTCGTCCGGGCCGCCCTGGACCGGAAGCTGGCGGAGGCCGCCCGCGACTCCTCGTGA
- a CDS encoding Ku protein, whose product MARPVWSGTVTFGLVSLPVQMFTATDSHTVRFHQLQRGTSDRVRNKRVNERTGDEVGLDDIVKAYDAGDEYVLIEPDELDDIAPGRSKTLEITGFVDLEEIEPIFFDKTYYLGPKGKEYTKVYALLEKALAEADRAGIATFVMRNHQYLVAVKAEGGLLTLHTLHWADEIRDPREEIDDLPGKTKVTDRELKMARQLVDTLRIDWNPDDFHDTYQEQVAALIDAKRKGEKVEKAEPPAESTNVVDLMDALKASVDRAKKPGGSKKSAASKKAAGSKKSGSSRSKKAAGTKKADLDGLTKAELHRRAADADIPGRSSMNRDELIEALRGVRQPKAS is encoded by the coding sequence ATGGCACGTCCGGTGTGGAGCGGGACCGTCACGTTCGGCCTTGTCTCCCTGCCCGTCCAGATGTTCACCGCCACGGACAGCCACACCGTCCGCTTCCACCAGCTGCAGCGGGGCACGTCCGACCGGGTGCGCAACAAACGGGTGAATGAACGCACCGGCGACGAAGTAGGCCTCGACGACATCGTCAAGGCCTATGACGCCGGGGACGAGTACGTACTGATCGAGCCGGACGAGCTGGACGACATCGCGCCGGGACGCTCCAAGACGCTGGAGATCACGGGCTTCGTCGATCTGGAGGAGATCGAGCCGATCTTCTTCGACAAGACCTACTACCTGGGCCCGAAGGGCAAGGAGTACACCAAGGTCTACGCCCTGCTGGAGAAAGCCCTCGCCGAGGCGGACAGAGCCGGGATCGCCACGTTCGTGATGCGCAATCACCAGTATCTGGTCGCGGTGAAGGCCGAGGGCGGTCTCCTGACGCTGCACACCCTCCACTGGGCCGACGAGATCCGTGACCCGCGCGAGGAGATCGACGACCTGCCCGGGAAGACGAAGGTCACCGACCGCGAGCTGAAGATGGCACGCCAGCTGGTCGACACGCTCCGCATCGACTGGAACCCCGACGACTTCCACGACACCTACCAGGAGCAGGTGGCCGCCCTCATCGACGCCAAGCGCAAGGGCGAGAAGGTCGAGAAGGCGGAGCCGCCCGCGGAGTCCACCAACGTCGTCGACCTCATGGACGCCCTGAAGGCGAGCGTGGACCGGGCGAAGAAGCCGGGAGGCTCGAAGAAGTCCGCGGCCTCGAAGAAGGCCGCAGGCTCGAAGAAGTCCGGGAGTTCCCGGTCCAAGAAGGCCGCAGGCACGAAGAAGGCGGACCTCGATGGACTGACGAAGGCCGAGCTCCACCGCCGGGCCGCCGACGCCGACATCCCCGGCCGCTCGTCCATGAACCGGGACGAGCTGATCGAGGCTCTACGCGGCGTACGGCAGCCCAAGGCCTCCTAG
- a CDS encoding VOC family protein yields the protein MAIATYTLVALDCPEPEPLARFYQAVLGGEIRPYDEDWYDLYVPGGARISFQRAPDHRPPKWPQAESDSQQLHLDFTVTDMEKAHDEVLAVGAAPLDLDDNGGKRGWRVYADPAGHPFCLCQG from the coding sequence ATGGCGATCGCGACCTACACCCTGGTTGCGCTGGACTGCCCGGAGCCCGAGCCACTTGCCCGGTTCTACCAGGCCGTGCTCGGCGGTGAGATCCGGCCGTACGACGAGGACTGGTACGACCTGTATGTGCCGGGCGGCGCACGCATCTCCTTCCAGCGCGCACCGGACCACCGGCCGCCCAAGTGGCCGCAGGCGGAGTCGGATTCGCAGCAGCTGCACCTCGACTTCACCGTCACCGACATGGAGAAGGCGCACGACGAGGTGCTCGCCGTGGGGGCGGCACCGCTCGACCTCGACGACAACGGCGGAAAGCGGGGGTGGCGTGTCTACGCCGACCCGGCGGGACACCCCTTCTGCCTCTGCCAGGGGTGA
- a CDS encoding nucleoside 2-deoxyribosyltransferase — translation MTTTPARELAGELGVNTLFLAGPFLQLLDPATGEMPSGTRAPFASLIEHFEGHGFSVHNAHRREAWGAELMAPAQCTPLDQEEIRKADVFVAFPGLPASPGTHIEMGWASAFGKPIVLLLEEGKEYAFLVRGLHAVATVEYVVFSDLEAALPAVDDAVRRAVSRQRDAAGLSGDGTGTGEAAGLR, via the coding sequence ATGACCACGACTCCCGCCCGCGAGCTCGCCGGTGAACTCGGCGTCAACACCCTGTTCCTCGCGGGACCCTTCCTCCAGCTGCTCGATCCCGCCACCGGCGAGATGCCGTCGGGGACGCGGGCACCCTTCGCCTCCCTGATCGAGCACTTCGAGGGGCACGGGTTCAGCGTCCACAACGCACACCGCCGTGAGGCATGGGGCGCCGAACTGATGGCCCCCGCCCAATGCACCCCGCTCGACCAGGAGGAGATCCGCAAGGCCGACGTGTTCGTGGCCTTCCCCGGGCTCCCCGCCTCTCCCGGCACGCATATAGAGATGGGCTGGGCCAGCGCCTTCGGGAAACCGATCGTGCTGTTGCTCGAGGAGGGCAAGGAGTACGCGTTCCTCGTCCGCGGGCTGCACGCGGTGGCGACGGTCGAGTACGTAGTCTTCAGCGACCTGGAGGCGGCGCTTCCCGCTGTCGACGATGCGGTACGGCGTGCGGTCTCGCGACAGCGGGACGCGGCGGGCCTGAGCGGCGACGGGACAGGCACGGGAGAAGCGGCGGGTTTACGGTGA
- a CDS encoding thymidylate synthase, translating to MHSTYETVEDAYLTELRSTYLGAAFRNAPRGFPSRERLGAGFLVRNPVQRHVALPGRRSNLVFNFAEALWYLSGSADLELVAHYAPSMRKYSSDGATLTGTAYGPRIFDYRGTGLDQWRSVIDVLTDDPDSKRAVVQIFHPGELREPGNIDVACTLALQFMLREGRLHAVGFMRANDAYRGMVSDVFSFTFLLEMLARQLGVEVGSYVHQVGSLHVYDSDAPLVERVLREGADDTDPEPFPAMPAGDNWPHVRDVLRIEARLRTDRLRLGPTALRALDLPRYWQDVIGLFELHRQLTFEPLTDRELLDELPPLYRRMMLCRWPRTAADQEVSA from the coding sequence GTGCACAGCACCTACGAAACCGTCGAGGACGCCTACCTGACGGAGCTGCGCAGCACCTATCTCGGCGCGGCGTTCCGCAACGCCCCGCGCGGCTTCCCCAGCCGTGAGCGACTGGGCGCCGGCTTCCTGGTCCGGAACCCCGTGCAGCGCCATGTCGCGTTGCCGGGGCGCAGGTCCAACCTGGTCTTCAACTTCGCCGAAGCCCTCTGGTATTTGTCGGGCTCGGCCGACCTGGAGCTCGTCGCCCACTACGCGCCGAGCATGCGCAAGTACTCGTCCGACGGCGCCACGCTGACCGGCACCGCCTATGGGCCACGGATATTCGACTACCGGGGGACAGGCCTCGACCAGTGGCGCAGCGTCATCGACGTACTGACGGACGACCCGGACAGCAAACGCGCGGTGGTGCAGATCTTCCACCCGGGCGAGCTGCGCGAACCGGGCAACATCGACGTCGCGTGCACCCTCGCCCTGCAGTTCATGCTCCGTGAGGGGAGACTGCACGCGGTCGGCTTCATGCGCGCCAACGACGCCTACCGCGGCATGGTGAGCGACGTCTTCTCCTTCACCTTCCTCCTGGAGATGCTCGCCAGGCAGTTGGGTGTCGAGGTGGGGAGTTACGTCCATCAGGTGGGCTCCCTGCATGTGTACGACAGCGATGCCCCGCTTGTGGAACGGGTCCTGCGCGAGGGCGCGGACGACACCGACCCGGAGCCGTTCCCAGCGATGCCCGCGGGGGACAACTGGCCGCATGTGCGCGACGTGCTGCGGATCGAGGCGCGACTGCGCACCGATCGGCTCCGGCTCGGCCCCACCGCGTTGCGCGCCCTCGACCTGCCCCGCTACTGGCAGGACGTGATCGGACTCTTCGAGCTGCACCGTCAACTGACCTTCGAGCCACTGACGGACCGTGAGCTGCTCGACGAACTCCCGCCCCTGTACCGCCGGATGATGCTGTGCCGCTGGCCCCGTACCGCTGCCGACCAGGAGGTCTCCGCATGA
- a CDS encoding class I SAM-dependent methyltransferase, whose amino-acid sequence MEKTPEKKTPEKKSSEKKTPTPDIEIIDHDGELTLSIGGEQAMQAWERDLMWASADMLCGHGKDFYEVGLGLGLSALRIAEHPVTRSHRVLELFGEVEDLFREQHPKLPETLSIERGDFFQRVFDLETESIDGMFFDPALDMEVWKDAELWRKTMPEVVRALRPGGVFIPFFSTKPELRWQYVEHFRTIRVERHPYTAYDTTEYTYGTSGDAYIQCFYKD is encoded by the coding sequence ATGGAGAAGACCCCCGAGAAGAAGACCCCCGAGAAGAAGTCCTCCGAGAAGAAGACCCCCACACCCGACATCGAAATCATCGACCACGACGGCGAGTTGACCCTCAGCATCGGCGGCGAACAGGCCATGCAGGCCTGGGAACGCGACCTGATGTGGGCCAGCGCCGACATGCTCTGCGGCCACGGCAAGGACTTCTACGAGGTGGGCCTCGGCCTCGGTCTCTCGGCCCTGCGCATCGCCGAGCACCCCGTCACCCGCAGCCACCGGGTCCTCGAACTCTTCGGAGAGGTCGAAGACCTGTTCCGCGAACAGCACCCGAAACTCCCCGAAACCCTCTCCATCGAACGCGGCGACTTCTTCCAGCGTGTCTTCGATCTCGAGACGGAGAGCATCGACGGCATGTTCTTCGACCCCGCGCTCGACATGGAGGTGTGGAAGGACGCGGAACTCTGGCGCAAGACCATGCCGGAGGTCGTCCGCGCGCTGCGCCCCGGCGGGGTCTTCATCCCCTTCTTCAGCACCAAGCCCGAACTGCGGTGGCAGTACGTCGAGCACTTCCGCACCATCCGCGTGGAGCGCCACCCGTACACCGCGTACGACACCACCGAGTACACGTACGGCACCTCGGGTGACGCGTACATCCAGTGCTTCTACAAGGACTGA
- a CDS encoding MFS transporter, translating to MEVKPNGLARRLVALLTRRQVAGPAWWSVVSRLPVYLMSLAMVLVVREQGGSYAQAGLVSALYTIGMALGSPLIARRVDRRGRRAVLMATGALYPAALAALVWTTEPGDWTQPVLAVLAGITLPPANACMRSLWARLPLRDDERETAYLWEALLTEVLVIGAPLMLAVLMLTGSAGAALTTVAVIGGVGAIGLALTRVPEGTDGATKAADTPVDEAGRGGLLGPLRSRPMLALTAVMALSSVPIGLMTLAIPAFVDDHGSQGSTGLVYACWGIGSALGALWLGRSQSEVAVHLRFPRLVLAFAVGTGLPLLATSQLTLALALAVGSVPIALVSASEMTLVSLLADGRSLTEAFTWASLATVVGDALGQQAGGLLMEPAGPRGVFAVAFATSLLAACVAFACRSLMGRPAAARVPTEAGER from the coding sequence ATGGAAGTGAAGCCGAACGGTCTTGCCCGCCGTCTCGTCGCCCTGCTCACGCGCCGCCAGGTCGCGGGACCCGCCTGGTGGAGCGTGGTCTCCAGGCTGCCGGTCTATCTCATGTCCCTCGCCATGGTGCTCGTCGTGCGCGAACAGGGCGGCAGCTACGCCCAGGCCGGGCTCGTCTCCGCCCTCTACACGATCGGCATGGCGCTCGGCAGTCCGCTCATCGCCCGCCGGGTCGACCGGCGGGGCCGCAGGGCCGTCCTAATGGCGACCGGAGCGCTCTACCCGGCGGCGCTCGCCGCACTGGTGTGGACGACGGAGCCGGGCGACTGGACGCAGCCGGTGCTCGCGGTGCTCGCCGGGATCACGCTGCCCCCGGCGAACGCCTGCATGCGGTCGCTGTGGGCGCGGCTCCCGCTGCGGGACGACGAGCGGGAGACCGCCTACCTGTGGGAGGCACTGCTCACCGAAGTCCTCGTGATCGGGGCGCCGTTGATGCTCGCGGTGCTGATGCTGACGGGCTCCGCCGGGGCGGCGCTGACCACGGTCGCGGTGATCGGCGGCGTCGGAGCGATCGGTCTCGCCCTCACCCGCGTACCGGAAGGCACCGACGGCGCGACGAAGGCGGCGGATACCCCGGTGGACGAGGCCGGCCGCGGCGGACTGCTCGGCCCGCTGCGGTCACGGCCGATGCTCGCACTGACCGCAGTGATGGCGCTCAGTTCCGTGCCCATCGGGCTGATGACGCTGGCCATCCCCGCCTTCGTCGACGACCACGGCTCGCAGGGCAGCACCGGCCTGGTGTACGCCTGCTGGGGTATCGGCAGTGCGCTCGGCGCCCTGTGGCTCGGCCGCTCCCAGTCCGAGGTCGCGGTGCATCTGCGCTTCCCGCGCCTGGTGCTCGCGTTCGCCGTCGGCACCGGCCTTCCGCTGCTCGCGACGTCCCAGCTGACGCTCGCCCTCGCCCTCGCGGTCGGCAGCGTACCCATCGCGCTCGTCTCCGCGAGCGAGATGACGCTGGTCAGCCTGCTGGCGGACGGCCGTTCACTGACGGAGGCCTTCACGTGGGCGTCCCTGGCGACGGTGGTGGGGGACGCGCTCGGCCAGCAGGCGGGCGGCCTGCTCATGGAACCGGCGGGCCCACGGGGCGTCTTCGCCGTCGCCTTCGCCACGTCACTCCTCGCCGCCTGCGTGGCCTTCGCCTGCCGAAGCCTCATGGGACGCCCGGCAGCGGCCCGTGTGCCCACCGAGGCGGGGGAGCGGTGA
- a CDS encoding ATP-dependent carboxylate-amine ligase, producing MNAPPVLLMADDRASTFTRYAVDALPGRLALLRFASARNDLTDAYVRQTAHIPAFWVNERLPLEEEAARYRAWAAQLPAAPTRFCNPSEPRQDIAHRFASLAGLPHLTERQVSWVRDKEAMKDKFRELGLLTARYARVSTTDEVAEFAARCGWPVVLKPLDSFACLDTFRLTGPEQLPDLAVNGRSWLVEEHLDGTEWEVCALIHAGEVLDAWPSAMPCRPLDIVDGAMNANISVATDEGPPFDLRGMLQQIVTGMGIDHGYAHMEFFVVGAEVYAGEIGVRLAGCEITANHGYAYGFDVFGATLDVHLGRRPALEYSDRCCAGDLLLPLPGSGLVHRITPEEELLGLPGVVRSVLRYREGDLVEARRASHNASGYVHVTGASIAEVEQRMRGVLDAFTIEVITQVPAARTLQR from the coding sequence GTGAACGCGCCGCCGGTGCTCCTGATGGCGGACGACCGCGCCTCCACCTTCACCCGGTACGCGGTGGATGCCCTTCCGGGCCGGCTGGCTCTGCTGCGGTTCGCCTCCGCGCGCAACGACCTCACGGACGCCTACGTACGCCAGACCGCGCACATCCCCGCGTTCTGGGTGAACGAGCGGCTGCCCCTGGAGGAGGAAGCGGCCCGCTACCGCGCCTGGGCCGCGCAACTCCCCGCGGCACCCACACGGTTCTGCAACCCCTCCGAGCCGCGCCAGGACATCGCCCATCGGTTCGCCTCGCTCGCGGGTCTGCCCCACCTGACGGAACGGCAAGTGAGCTGGGTGCGCGACAAGGAGGCGATGAAGGACAAGTTCCGCGAGCTCGGCCTTCTCACCGCACGGTACGCGCGCGTCTCCACGACGGACGAGGTCGCGGAGTTCGCCGCGCGGTGCGGCTGGCCCGTCGTACTGAAACCCCTGGACTCCTTCGCGTGCCTCGACACCTTCCGGCTCACCGGCCCCGAGCAACTTCCCGACCTGGCCGTCAACGGCCGTTCCTGGCTGGTCGAGGAGCATCTGGACGGCACGGAGTGGGAAGTGTGCGCGCTCATCCACGCGGGCGAGGTCCTGGACGCGTGGCCGAGTGCGATGCCGTGCCGTCCGCTGGACATCGTCGACGGCGCGATGAACGCCAACATCAGTGTCGCCACCGACGAGGGCCCGCCGTTCGACCTGCGCGGCATGCTCCAGCAGATCGTCACCGGCATGGGGATCGACCACGGGTACGCGCACATGGAGTTCTTCGTCGTCGGTGCCGAGGTGTACGCGGGCGAGATCGGGGTGCGCCTCGCCGGCTGCGAGATCACCGCCAACCACGGGTACGCCTACGGCTTCGACGTGTTCGGCGCCACGCTGGACGTCCACCTCGGCCGCCGTCCCGCCCTGGAGTACTCCGATCGCTGCTGCGCGGGCGACCTGCTGCTGCCGCTGCCGGGCTCGGGCCTTGTGCACCGGATCACCCCCGAGGAGGAACTGCTCGGCCTGCCCGGAGTGGTCAGGAGCGTCCTTCGATACCGAGAAGGGGACCTCGTGGAAGCACGGCGTGCCTCCCACAACGCGTCCGGGTACGTCCACGTGACCGGAGCGTCGATCGCCGAGGTGGAACAGCGCATGCGCGGCGTACTCGACGCCTTCACGATCGAGGTGATCACCCAGGTGCCGGCGGCCAGAACGCTCCAGCGCTGA